DNA sequence from the Raphanus sativus cultivar WK10039 unplaced genomic scaffold, ASM80110v3 Scaffold0235, whole genome shotgun sequence genome:
ATTAGTAGATTATGAATATCcactaaaaatagtttcaaaagaaATACTTTTCGTATACGATACTTAATAACATTATAAGGTCACCAACATCATACATAAATTAGTgtacaaaaaaaacatcataCATAAATTCAAGATTGTTTCCCCAGAGAAGTAAAATCAAGGACATGCAGCTAATAGCATGCCATGTTTATTGCATggttgtttaaatatttaagagatagttcttaatttttcttaattaaaagttAAGATACCGTTCTTATATTACGTATTTTAAAAACCCCAATTTAACCATGATGTATAGGAAACTGTCTGTCTTACTAAATTTCATAAGAAGTTTCAAGGCATGTCCTAGTGTGTCAGATAGATACTTTCTTCACTCTTGCAtactatattaattaattaagatttCGATTACTGAAATCCATCGTGGTGATAAGCTAAGGAAGGAAAATTACCACTAGTGTTTTATAATAGATATAGTCCTCTAGacattttatttgaaaaataatttgacatttatctttttatcatcacttttactaaataaatatgacatGATATACTAAAAATGATGAAACACCTAAAGGATAAAAGTGATATAGATAATTACATTTaatacttatttatattttttgtaattattttgaaatgacaGTAAATTATACatcattataaaaataaatcaattcaATAATGACgtaaataacataataatagaaatataataatatttataattttgaaatattatgtatttctagtttttataactataaattttattactaaaatgattttcaattttttcaattgttttttaaaatataatttttaacgaAATATTATTAGCTTCttttatatatcaacaaattttagaaatactGTTTAGTtgtactttttaataattatacaactttatatcaatttttatattaattttatatattatttacacaGTTTATTAGGAAGAAAATGGACACAACTAATTTGACAGGAAAAAACTAATTGACGGTGGTAGATGACTTCGAGTTCGAATGATTAAACAAGACGACGACCAAAGAGGAAAGAGGAAACTAGTAAGAATTTTCAAGAAAACCATAATATGATTCTGACATATGCTATGCAATAGGGAACTACATCATCGTTCTGCTTGTGTTAGAATTATGCATCAATCAATTCAAATATGCAATAGATAGTTTTGGAAAAGATCACATGTTGTCCTttccatatttatatatatatataattatatacatgttgttcctttccatatttatatatatatatatattttatatatatatatggttgtaCTTATGGCAGCTGCAAAAGTATGTTTTctctaaatttatattaaatattgttttagatttaaattttaaattttattttattattaacattattttacattttcaatgtatattttaaacaattttctatttttactgttttattttaatcagatattaataataacacaaataaaaactatatcaaatagggataaaatagaaaatttagcaattttcttaatttatgtgcATAAATCTTAAACGATACTTATTATGaaagatataatattaaaatccaTATATGTACTTGTGCAACTACAAAAgtctataatattaaaagtcaacctttttataataataatgcaaaaatattaaaacaaaataaattttatcaaaaagtatattttaatttttgttttatgtggTGTCATAAGTAATATATTTAACACTTGTAAATAGtttaattgttttgaaaaaaaaattctttaaaaattcaaaacaataaTTTTGGTCCATGGATCCATGAAAACCTTGAGTTATTGTTTTTATGTACTAAAATATTGTTAACAtagttttgtaaataatatgtaGGAGttgaataataaataatattttatataatatttttaaattttgattttctatgTAGTATAATGTTAACTATTATAAAGCTACTCACTTTGTAAATTATtgagtatataatatattgggTGTAAACACTATACATAAAAACACCAAGATTTTgtgaatttgtatttttatgcaGTTTTACTAGAAATAAAATCACAccatatttaattttagaatgGGACAATTGGTGAACTACCCATATAAATGACCAATATTTGCATTGTCTATGGATGGACGTTTCAACTTCATATGACACAATCTTGCTTTTCGTTTGACCGAAATATCCTCTTTCTCTCTTATTCTCATGTGGTCTTTTTTCTCTGACACTCTCTGGCTCTCTGCACATTGCAATCCTTGTTCCCCTCACAATATTCTTTTGCTTtctattttaaacttttattattattattttcctatagatttgaaactttattttttattcaatttctTCGCACTCTCTTTTCATATCTCATCTCTTTATttgttatagttttttttttttttttcattcttgcCATTTACAATATTAATCCATAAATAAACGGGAAAATTAATCACTaaacatgttacaaaatatattagagagttagcaaattttgaaaaaaaatacaaaaatttgttaacatgttacaaaatatgttagcgAATTAACAAAGATTGTAAcatgatacaaaatttgttaacatgttacaaaatatgttagcgAGTTAACAAAGATTGTAACATGATACAAAATTTGTCAACTGTAAAATAACATCAACTATAATCTCGCTAACATGGTACAcaatttgttaacattaaaataacatcatTTTTTACTAAGTTTATGATAGAACTACATTATAATTCATCAATAATTTGACCACCAACATTTTTACAATATGTTTGCCGAGTTAACAAaattataacaagatacaaaatttgttaacatgttaAAAATTTGGTAATATGTTACGAATATATGTTAGtgagttaacaaattttgtaatatGCTACAAgatttgttaacattaaaataacattatcTATAAAATGCATAAACTTATTTCAATTTAGACAATCATAGTGAGAATTTTACTAGAAGATCACGTATGAACTTGTGTGACTTATACATCAAATTCCTAAGTGTTGAGGTAAAATAGAACAAAAGAGGCAAAATTTGAAGACCAGCCATAGTTGGTCATCAAGCTTTTTCAACCACCTGTTCGGGTGAGGCTGATTTGGAGGACGACGAAGGCTGAGCTCGAGCCATCGACGCATACATCGCGCTGTCCGCAGGTGAAAAAGAAGCCCAAACGCAGTGGCTAGTCtcgatttttaaataaaaaaaaatcacaaaaaaatcaACACTGTAAATGTTTTAATGAACATGtctctaaaaaaaattgaatcctTATATGAAATAGATGGTAAAATCAAAAGTGAAATGAGtgtgaaatattaaaaattgtttcgtatgtgaagaaaaaaagaaaaaaaaaaaagagatgaaacaAGACATGAAAGAAAACGAGAAGAAAACTCATAAGAATAAGAAGGTGATCATTTGTCATTCCAAACAGTAGATGCAAGTGGAATTGCAGGCTTTATGCCAGACCTAATGCCATGTAGGTAATATAGGAATAGGGGTGTTTTTGGTCTCCGGAAACAGTGAATCTTTTAGAGAGGTAAGTTTCCAATTGGAGCCTCTCGTATAGGCATAAATGCAAATTTTCCCTTTTAGAATCCAGTTAAAACAGATGTAGTCCcccatgaatatatataatttttgaacgCCACATGTGAAATATATAAGAGAGAGGAAAAACACGACGTCTAAATCACATTTGTTTAGTGGTAAAGTTGGTATTTTGTACCTTAATAACCCAGTTTCCAAACTATGGATCagtaaaaattgattttttcattcaaaaaaaaaaaaaaacatgacacAACCATACCCACACTAACATGGAAGGGAAGATCCTCCGGCGTCATCAAACACAGTTAAGCTTTGATTTAGGTCAATGAGTGCATTAGTGAAGCTTCTCCTGTTCTCCCCACCACTTTGTGGCGATTAACCATCCATGTTACTATAATCAAaagaattataattatatttacatacaAATGTAAACAAAGTTCTCTTTAattgaagaaaatatataatctcaATCAAATACTATATTACAGGCTTTCTCTAGATCGACCCTGATGCAAATCCACACCTATTACTCGATTACACTCCTGGAATCGTCGAAAGATTTAGGATGGAAGATTTTCCCAAACAAGAATAACTTTTGATTCTACTGAACTGAACTCAAAACCAACTTTGATCAATCACTCCAAAATCAATTTCGTATGTCACTTTATAAATGCCTTTCATCGCATGGGCATTAATAGCATGTGGAAGGTAATGTGTCATTTGCATTGGGATTAGGTTTAGGAATTCTGTTTACGATTTGGTtcattcgattttttttttttgtttttgaatttttgtttttagatatATAGAACTGTTTAGTTATTTATGAAAATCAGTTGATTTTGTTACTTTGGTGTTTCTAGTTAGGATCACAATGTCAGAAATTAACTAAATTTCCATAAACCGAATTAGAACTTAAACGGCATATAAATCAAGAATCAAAAACCAAACTTGAACTGATAAAGTTTCTAGTTCCAATTCGATCTCAGTTTCACTTTCGATTTGATTCGATTCAAATTCGGTTTTCAATTCCTGATTTATTTTCCATGCCTAATTAGGATCGTATAGCAAACCACAGTACCATCTTGTTTGTGATTCAAAATCAGAACTAGTATGATACtagaaagaaatattaaaaaagaattaacAAGATTTAAGAACCTAAATCTTGATCCAAAACCAGAACTAATATGATACTACAAATTTAAGAAACTTGATCAAAAGAATTAACGAAATTTATATAAACAGAGAAATATCCTCTAAAcactgctctctctctctctctctaaaagtCAATGATCAAGCTTGGGGATCATATCAAGTACAAACAGAAAACAATATTAACAATACAACATCCGATTTTTAACACTTGAGCTGATAAAACAGAGAATGCTCTCTGTtctgttccaaaaaaaaaaaactgattgcCAAATGAGCTTCTTCTAGTACACGCTGGCTTCTGTTCTGCAGAGATTTTAGCTCTTTCAGATTTGATCGCCCTTAGGCCACAGTTTGGTTTATGAGTGTCTAGACGCGTCCTCATGCAACTGGGTAGTCCTCACATTAGGATCATCCTGTCACAGTAAATGACATGTTTCCATGAACAGAGATTGACCAGTAGTAGTAGATCcgaacatgaaaaaaaaagagagagataaatATGTAATTAGAATGAAAATTTACCCGGATATCGTAAGGAAAGTTGGGAGGACGGAAGAAATCTACTCCCTAAGAAAGAACAAAGTAGAGAATGATCAAATTTAAATTGGTAAAAGATTTTTAACAAGGCTCTTGAAAGAGAAAGAGCCAAGAATAAGTAAGGTACCTGTCCATGGATGCCTGGCTGAGCAGTGTAGTAACCGTCGTAGCTTGGTGCTATTGAGTTCAACTGTCGCTACAGAAAACCAGTTgggatttttctttaaaaatccaaagttaatgatccaaaataaaaagagCAGAAACTAGTTACACAGATAGGTGTTGATGGTCGGATTTTTCATACCAATCCTTGAATTGTTTGTTGATTCCCATAGAAGTTATCGCGATTTGCCCCACCCATTAAGTCCAGCTGAACCTGTAAACACACATAATCACACCACAAACTGCATACACATATAAGAGAATAGATAACATTTGTTTTGTGTGCATAGTTTACCATATTTTGCACACTCTGCTGTGCTCCGTAATAACCTTCAATGCCAACTGTCCTTGGATTCAACTTATCCTGCACACACAAATTATCAAATACTTAGGGGACTTTAGTTTAACAGGTGATTGATACGACATATCAACAAAAGGACAGACCATCTGTTGCAAGCTCTCTGGCGCTGCAACTGGCGGCATAACCTCCTGCTCTGAGTTCACCTGCAAATCCGTGGTCAGGATCATAAAACTCCCAACTTGTATTGCAAGCAGAGATTTTAAAACAAGAAAGCTACTTTTCTCTTCTTCGTTGGATTCTTTTTCTTGCTCGCCTTGCCTCCTGCGCCTCTGCTCTGGTTATCCTCCTCCACAGAAACCAGACCTTGAGTTGGTGAGCTGACCACATCTGGAACACTTCTCCCGGAAGTATTAACACCAGCACAGTTTCTCAAAGCTTCTTCAACCGCAAGGAACGCAACGTTGTAACTCTCCTGAGAGCATGACGCCTCTTCGCTCAGCTTCAACGCTCTCTGGCATAAGTCGTTGTACCGCTGCAGCCTCGTCTGCAACTGCTGAGGCGGCTCTCCTGATGAAAACTGCCGGCTCTTCGCGTCTTTCGTCCACCGTTTCAGTACGTACTGCGAGGGGATGGAAGAGAGATGACAGCACTGAAGAACGTTGAGCGTGTGTCTGCATAGATAGCCTTTATACTCAAACAACCGACAGATGCAAAAGACTTCCGCCTTGGCCTGGTTCCATGTCACAACAAACTCCTGGCTGTTCTCGAAATCCTGAACTCTAAAAGTAGAGCACGTCGCGTCTCGGTTCTCCTCCCTCGGACTACACGCGATCGCGCCCAAAACTTCCACCTGGAACTTCTTGAACACGGCGGGAGTGTAGACTTCGGAGACACTCTTCTCAAACGGTGACGGAGACTTCAACGTCGGCTGCTTGTTCCACGTCTCGGACTCAGCCTTGGCTTCTTCCTCGAATCTATCTTGCAGAATCGTATCGTATagtttcacaaactcttgtacGCTGGTCTTCTTGTGCAAGTACTTGTCTAAGAAAGCGTTGACACTGTCAGCTCTCTGAGGTGTGGACATCCCCGCCAAAAGAACATCACTCATGTAGGTCGGCGCCCATTTCCTCCGGTCTTCGTATAAAGACTGCATCGACTGATCTTCCTTGAGGCCGAACTTAGCAAGAATCTTCCACCATCTCCTCGCAAAGTCTTCCTCCTTCCATGACTTATAAACACACTTCTCGAACTTCTGCGTAAAATCTTCCTTGTGACCGAGATTCTCAGAGACCTTACTCAGCACATGCCAAAGGAAAAAGCAATGCCGAGTGTTAGGGAAGACTACAGACACAACAGAGTTCATTACAGAATCTTGCTCAGTGATCAAAACCTTCGGAGCTTGTCCACCCATCGCCTTCAGCCAAGTCTCCATCAACCAAGAGAAGGTAACCGCACTCTCGTCGGATAGCAAAGCACATCCAAGAACCATATACTGATAATGCTGATTCACACCGACGAAAATAGCAAGCGGCGTCTTGTACTTGCTTCTCACGTAAGTCGTGTCTAAAGAAACAACATCACAAAAACTAACATAACCGCCCCTGCTCTTCGCATCAACCCAAAACACATTCTTCACACGCTGGTCATCTCCGAGATCCACCGCGTAATAAAAGTTCGAACTCAAACCCTGCATCCTCTCCAAGAACTCAAGCAGAGTCTTGAAATCCCCTGTCTCAACTCCCGACCGACCTTTCTCGTGAGAACTCTTCGCATCACAGAGCTTATACTCAGCGAACTGCTTAGCCATAGCAGCGTATATCCTCCTCGCCTGCTCAGTCACAGCCTGAGCTGGCACAAGCTCGTGGTTATGCTCCCTGACAAAGCTGTGAACCACCCATTTCCCGTTAGACCGTCTCTTAACATGCATGCTAGCTTTACAATCAGTCTTCGCGCAAGCCCTcctcccaccaccaccaccagacATATTATGATGGTCCTGCTTGTTGCTGCTCTGCCTAGCTCGCGGACGGTTAAAAGACTTGTTATCGTACTCTCTCTTGGTACCGTACCTAGAGCAAGCGAACTTAGCGTCTATAAACTCCCTAGTGGTCTTGGACCTGCGACTGTTCTGTATCGCCGTGTTGAACCCTATGGCACGTGAGTACTCTTGGTAGAAGGCGTAGGCTTCGCCGTGTGAATCGAACTCCATGCCGTTGAGCGGCTCAAGTTTATACTTTCTGTGTAGTCGACCAACTCAGAGGTTGTGACACCCATAACGACATCGTCCTCCTCGATCTTACTACCAATGTCTG
Encoded proteins:
- the LOC130501627 gene encoding LOW QUALITY PROTEIN: protein FAR-RED ELONGATED HYPOCOTYL 3-like (The sequence of the model RefSeq protein was modified relative to this genomic sequence to represent the inferred CDS: inserted 1 base in 1 codon) gives rise to the protein MDIDLHLHSGELCKEDDNNNVLHNSDIGSKIEEDDVVMGVTTSELVDYTESINXEPLNGMEFDSHGEAYAFYQEYSRAIGFNTAIQNSRRSKTTREFIDAKFACSRYGTKREYDNKSFNRPRARQSSNKQDHHNMSGGGGGRRACAKTDCKASMHVKRRSNGKWVVHSFVREHNHELVPAQAVTEQARRIYAAMAKQFAEYKLCDAKSSHEKGRSGVETGDFKTLLEFLERMQGLSSNFYYAVDLGDDQRVKNVFWVDAKSRGGYVSFCDVVSLDTTYVRSKYKTPLAIFVGVNQHYQYMVLGCALLSDESAVTFSWLMETWLKAMGGQAPKVLITEQDSVMNSVVSVVFPNTRHCFFLWHVLSKVSENLGHKEDFTQKFEKCVYKSWKEEDFARRWWKILAKFGLKEDQSMQSLYEDRRKWAPTYMSDVLLAGMSTPQRADSVNAFLDKYLHKKTSVQEFVKLYDTILQDRFEEEAKAESETWNKQPTLKSPSPFEKSVSEVYTPAVFKKFQVEVLGAIACSPREENRDATCSTFRVQDFENSQEFVVTWNQAKAEVFCICRLFEYKGYLCRHTLNVLQCCHLSSIPSQYVLKRWTKDAKSRQFSSGEPPQQLQTRLQRYNDLCQRALKLSEEASCSQESYNVAFLAVEEALRNCAGVNTSGRSVPDVVSSPTQGLVSVEEDNQSRGAGGKASKKKNPTKKRKVNSEQEVMPPVAAPESLQQMDKLNPRTVGIEGYYGAQQSVQNMVQLDLMGGANRDNFYGNQQTIQGLRQLNSIAPSYDGYYTAQPGIHGQGVDFFRPPNFPYDIRDDPNVRTTQLHEDASRHS